One part of the Aspergillus fumigatus Af293 chromosome 7, whole genome shotgun sequence genome encodes these proteins:
- a CDS encoding hydroxymethylglutaryl-CoA lyase — protein MLVSLRSAAHEYPGTMTISKAVCIVEVGPRDGLQNIKEPVPTSVKLELIQRLRATGLRTIELTSVVSPKAIPQLADGRDVLGNEFIRQLQGTPDLRLPVLVPNVKGLDIAIEHGAKEVAVFVSATEGFSKANINCTVQQGLERAKAVAKKATECGITVRGYVSCIFSDPFDGPTEPSAVLHCVQELLDMGCYEVSLGDTLGVGNPGKVRSLLHYLADHHIPLDKMAGHFHDTYGQAVANVWEAYNCGVRVFDSSVGGLGGCPYAPGAKGNVATEDLVYMFETAGINTGVDLRKLVETGVWISRRLSKTNASRAGTALAAKYGLVPFKRSSSSRTTTKNQIFWTVVKDPNGSLAYRSGVNVKPIIDRLKRRNVFTSSGSSKTPRPTPPSSDSSSQEREGSSLQAWISTRTVHL, from the exons ATGCTCGTCTCACTCCGCAGCGCAGCGCACGAGTATCCTGGCACAATGACAATATCCAAAGCAGTCTGCATTGTCGAGGTGGGGCCCCGTGATGGCCTGCAGAATATCAAAGAACCTGTTCCGACCTCCGTGAAGCTCGAGTTGATCCAGCGACTACGCGCGACAGGACTGCGAACTATTGAGTTGACGTCCGTGGTCTCGCCAAAGGCAATCCCACAGTTAGCGGACGGCCGCGATGTACTGGGGAATGAGTTCATCAGACAACTGCAAGGAACACCGGACCTCCGGCTGCCTGTCCTTGTACCGAACGTAAAAGGACTGGATATTGCGATCGAGCATGGCGCCAAGGAGGTCGCGGTGTTTGTGAGTGCGACGGAGGGTTTCAGTAAAGCCAATATCAACTGCACGGTGCAACAGGGACTAGAGCGAGCAAAAGCTGTAGCGAAGAAAGCGACTGAGTGTGGGATTACCGTCCGAGG GTATGTTTCTTGTATTTTCTCAGACCCATTCGATGGTCCGACCGAGCCATCAGCTGTGCTGCACTGCGTTCAAGAACTGCTAGATATGGGCTGCTACGAAGTCAGCCTAGGCGACACACTTGGGGTCGGCAACCCAGGCAAAGTCCGCAGCCTGCTCCACTACCTAGCCGACCACCATATCCCACTTGACAAAATGGCGGGACACTTCCACGATACCTATGGCCAGGCGGTGGCAAATGTCTGGGAAGCGTACAACTGCGGCGTGCGCGTGTTCGACAGCAGTGTGGGTGGTCTGGGCGGATGCCCCTATGCGCCAGGGGCCAAAGGGAACGTCGCCACGGAGGATCTGGTGTACATGTTTGAAACAGCGGGCATCAACACGGGCGTTGACCTGCGGAAGCTGGTTGAGACGGGAGTATGGATATCTAGACGGTTGTCCAAGACTAATGCCAGCCGTGCTGGAACCGCGCTGGCGGCGAAGTATGGCCTTGTTCCCTTCAAACGGTCGTCATCATCCCGAACAACCACCAAGAACCAGATATTCTGGACTGTGGTGAAAGATCCAAACGGTTCGTTAGCCTACCGCTCCGGCGTGAACGTCAAGCCCATCATCGACCGACTGAAAAGGCGCAACGTATTTACCTCCTCTGGCTCGTCGAAGACACCCCGGCCGACCCCTCCGTCTTCTGACTCTTCATCACAGGAACGGGAAGGTTCTTCTCTACAGGCATGGATTTCAACAAGAACTGTACACCTGTAG